Within the bacterium genome, the region TTTCCTAACCCCGCCGCTTTTTATAAGGTAGCCCTCACCCCCATCCCCGTAAGGCAAGCCTTCTCCCACGGGGAGAGGGGGGTCGAAACAACCCTCACCCCGGCCCGCGGCTCCACCCGTTGCGATGACGTAGGGGCGACCCTCCGCGGTCGCCCGCTAATTGCGATGATGTAGGGCGGGGTTTCCTAACCCCGCCGCTCTAACGCTCCCACCCTCGACCCTCACCCCGACCCGGACCTCGCGGGCCTCCCACGGGGCGGGGAAAAACGCGATAATTGTAAAAAAGGCGGGTCCAACCCCGCCTCTTCGCGACCGAGACCTCACCGACCTAGCTCCGGCTGGTCAGAAGCTCCCGGACCTTGGTCAGAAGCTCCTGCGAATCGAAGGGCTTGGTGATGTAGTCCACCGCGCCCTCCTGCATGGAGGTTATCTTGGCGCGGCTGCCCGTCTTGGCCGATATCATGGCCACCGGTATCTCCGCCGTCAACGGGTCCACGTGCAGCAGCCGGAGCACCTCCCAGCCGTCCATGTCGGGCATCATGATGTCCAGGAGAATCAGGTCCGGGCTGTGCCTCTCGGCGAGCTCGAGCGCCTCCAGGCCGTTGGCGGCCTTGAGAACGTCGTAGCCCTGGCTGCGGAGTATCATCTCGACGATGGTGACGATGTCCGGCTCGTCGTCGGCGACCAGTATCACCTTCGTCTGCGGCGAGTTGGTGGAGTTTTTCATGGTTCGTTAAGTCACACAGTCGTTTAAATTATAGTCCCGGTTTCGTTGCGTTTCCAGCGGACTCGAACGTCAGCCGTCATCGCCCCCAAGCGCATCCATCAAAAACCGCCGGGCACCCCCCGGTCGGCGTCAGTAGGCCCGCGACGGGCGCTCCAGGTAGTAGCCCTGCCCCAGCTCCACCCCTATCTCCCGCATCATATCCAGCTCTTCGGGCTGCTCGATCCCCTCGGCGATGACGCGGCTGCCGGTGCGGCCGGCCATGTCCATGAGGGTTTTCAGGAGCTCCTGCTTGATCTTGCTGTTATGGATGCCGGAGACCATGGAGCGGTCGAACTTCAGGAAATCGGGTTGGAGCTCGGCGATCGTCGAAAGTGAGGAGTACCCGGCGCCGGCGTCGTCCACGGCTATCTTGAACCCCTCGTCCTTGAAGCCGACCAGAGTGCGGCAGAAGGCGGTCAGGTCGTGGATGGCGGTTCGCTCGGTGAGCTCGAGAACGACGTTCTCCTTCAAGAGGTTGCTCTCGACGCCGAAGTCGGCGCTGAAGCTGGGGTCGGAGAAGCTGACGGCGGCGGTGTTCAAGAAGAGAAGCTCCCCGTCCTTGACGTGCTCGGGGGCGACCAGGACGGCGTGGCGCCGGCAGAGGCGGTCCAGGGCGTGGCCGAACTCCGAGCGGGCGGCGAAGTTGAACAGCCGTTCCGCGTTCTCGAAGATGGTGTTCGGGGGGCCCAGGGAGAGCGCCTCGTGCCCCAAAACTTTCAGGTCGTCCAGGTACATGATGGGCTGGAAGCGGGTCCGGATGCGCTCCCCGGCGATAATCTGCGCCAGCTCCCGGTACTGGAGCATCTCCTCGCGCTTCTCGGCGTCCACCGCCATATCCCGGGCGTCCCGGGCGGCGGTGTACACCAGGCGCTCGAAGCGGATGAGAGGGTCGTCCACGAAGAGGGAGTAGCCGATGTTGACGTCGAAGCCGTTGGCGGCCAGCTCCCGGCCCACCGCGCTGGCGGAGACGAACTCCCGCACCAGCTGCGCGATCTCCGCCAGCTCCTCCGTGGTGAGGCCTTCCCGGGCGAAAAAGAGGAAGAAGCTCCCCGTACGGATCGCCTCTTCAAAAAGAAGCCCCTTGCCGCTCATGACCTGGTCGTTGAAAACACCCATGAGCTGGGCCAGGCTCATGATCAGGTCGTCGGTGGACTGCCAGCCGAAGGAGTTTTCCAGTCCGGCGGTCTGGGAGAGGTCCACGCAGATGACGCCCACGGTGCGGCGGTTGGCGTTGATGAGCTTGCGGATTTCGCCCAGCGCCACCGGCAGGGTGGGCAGGCCGGTCAGCCGGTCGTAAAGGAGGTTGCGGTAGCGCAGTAGCTCGGCGCGCAACCTCGGATCTGGCTTGTCGGGCCTATCGTCGTCGGCCATGACGTCTCTTCGCGGCGGTCGCGGGTGCGCGGCGGATTGCTACGGCAAATTGCGATGCACCCAACCGTCTAAACCGGACTGTGTTTCGTCACCCGGCCCACACCTCCCCGGG harbors:
- a CDS encoding EAL domain-containing protein: MADDDRPDKPDPRLRAELLRYRNLLYDRLTGLPTLPVALGEIRKLINANRRTVGVICVDLSQTAGLENSFGWQSTDDLIMSLAQLMGVFNDQVMSGKGLLFEEAIRTGSFFLFFAREGLTTEELAEIAQLVREFVSASAVGRELAANGFDVNIGYSLFVDDPLIRFERLVYTAARDARDMAVDAEKREEMLQYRELAQIIAGERIRTRFQPIMYLDDLKVLGHEALSLGPPNTIFENAERLFNFAARSEFGHALDRLCRRHAVLVAPEHVKDGELLFLNTAAVSFSDPSFSADFGVESNLLKENVVLELTERTAIHDLTAFCRTLVGFKDEGFKIAVDDAGAGYSSLSTIAELQPDFLKFDRSMVSGIHNSKIKQELLKTLMDMAGRTGSRVIAEGIEQPEELDMMREIGVELGQGYYLERPSRAY
- a CDS encoding response regulator encodes the protein MKNSTNSPQTKVILVADDEPDIVTIVEMILRSQGYDVLKAANGLEALELAERHSPDLILLDIMMPDMDGWEVLRLLHVDPLTAEIPVAMISAKTGSRAKITSMQEGAVDYITKPFDSQELLTKVRELLTSRS